One part of the Microbacterium aurugineum genome encodes these proteins:
- the ispG gene encoding flavodoxin-dependent (E)-4-hydroxy-3-methylbut-2-enyl-diphosphate synthase has translation MPKIPEVLAPRRKSRQIKVGKVLVGGDAPVSVQSMTTTKTTDINGTLQQIAELTASGCEIVRVAVPHQDDADALKIIAMKSQIPVIADIHFQPRYIYTAIDAGCGAVRVNPGNIREFDGNVGKIAEAAKAAGVSLRIGVNAGSLDRRILTKYGKATAEALVESAVWEASLFEEHDFHDFKISVKHNDPIVMVKAYRQLAERGDWPLHLGVTEAGPAFQGTIKSATAFGILLGEGIGDTIRVSLSAPPAEEVKVGHQILQSLNLRERKLEIVSCPSCGRAQVDVYTLAENVTEGLKDMTVPLRVAVMGCVVNGPGEAREADLGVASGNGKGQIFVKGEVIKTVPEAEIVATLIEEATRIAAEMGPEAPLGTAQVVTA, from the coding sequence ATGCCGAAGATCCCCGAAGTCCTCGCCCCGCGCCGGAAGTCTCGGCAGATCAAAGTGGGCAAGGTGCTCGTGGGCGGCGACGCTCCCGTCAGTGTGCAGTCGATGACGACCACGAAGACCACCGACATCAACGGGACCCTTCAGCAGATCGCCGAGCTCACGGCGTCCGGTTGCGAGATCGTGCGCGTCGCCGTGCCGCATCAGGACGATGCCGATGCGCTCAAGATCATCGCGATGAAGAGCCAGATCCCCGTGATCGCCGACATCCACTTCCAGCCGCGCTACATCTACACGGCCATCGATGCGGGGTGCGGGGCCGTCCGCGTCAATCCCGGCAACATCCGGGAGTTCGACGGCAACGTCGGCAAGATCGCCGAGGCAGCCAAGGCCGCCGGCGTCTCGCTGCGCATCGGCGTCAATGCCGGATCGTTGGACCGTCGCATCCTCACCAAGTACGGCAAGGCGACGGCCGAGGCTCTGGTCGAGAGCGCCGTCTGGGAGGCGTCGCTGTTCGAGGAGCACGACTTCCACGACTTCAAGATCTCCGTCAAGCACAACGATCCCATCGTCATGGTCAAGGCCTACCGTCAGCTCGCCGAGCGCGGCGACTGGCCCTTGCACCTCGGGGTGACCGAGGCGGGGCCGGCGTTCCAGGGCACGATCAAGAGCGCCACGGCATTCGGCATCCTGCTCGGCGAGGGGATCGGCGACACCATCCGCGTCTCCCTCTCGGCGCCGCCGGCGGAAGAGGTGAAGGTCGGGCACCAGATCCTGCAGTCGCTCAACCTCCGTGAACGCAAGCTCGAGATCGTCTCGTGCCCGTCGTGCGGACGCGCTCAGGTCGACGTCTACACACTCGCCGAGAACGTCACCGAGGGGCTCAAGGACATGACGGTGCCGTTGCGCGTCGCCGTCATGGGCTGTGTCGTCAACGGTCCGGGCGAGGCCCGTGAGGCCGACCTCGGCGTGGCATCGGGCAACGGCAAGGGGCAGATCTTCGTCAAGGGCGAGGTCATCAAGACCGTGCCGGAGGCGGAGATCGTCGCGACCCTGATCGAAGAGGCCACCCGGATCGCCGCCGAGATGGGCCCGGAAGCGCCCCTCGGCACCGCGCAGGTCGTCACCGCCTGA
- a CDS encoding RNB domain-containing ribonuclease — MPQRRSHVSSSATRSGLAAALAALRESSEVPLEFPPEALAEAETSTATAPELDLRDVPFATLDPAGSRDLDQAFHLARAGTGYTVRYAIADVPGFVVPGGAVDAEARRRGQTLYAADGSIPLHPRALSEDRASLLANVDRPALVWTFDLDEAASVQDFRLERALIRSRAQLEYVTTQQALDRGDDGPAALLPEIGARRLEQERSRGGASLNLPDEEVVQGADGAYSIERRSPLPVEEWNAQLSLMTGMAAAAVMLDAGIGVLRTMPEPDDAAFTTFRHQTVALGRPWTSGTYGEYLRQLDRADPVTLPVLEAAASLFRGAGYVIFDGAPPENTVQAAIGAPYAHATAPLRRLVDRWSLVICLAASSGAPVPEWARASLPELPALMQESGQRASRLNSTTINTVEAALLVPLIGTTIEATVIELRGERASVQIADPAVTATAPVPADVKPGDLVRLQVVNADIAAAEVEFAV, encoded by the coding sequence ATGCCGCAGCGCCGATCGCATGTGTCCTCCTCCGCCACTCGGAGCGGGCTCGCGGCCGCCCTGGCCGCGCTCCGGGAGTCTTCGGAGGTGCCGCTCGAGTTCCCGCCCGAGGCGCTCGCCGAAGCAGAGACCAGCACCGCGACCGCCCCGGAGCTCGACCTCCGGGACGTGCCGTTCGCGACGCTGGATCCGGCGGGTTCCCGCGACCTCGACCAGGCGTTCCACCTGGCTCGTGCGGGCACCGGCTACACGGTGCGCTATGCGATCGCCGACGTTCCGGGATTCGTCGTGCCGGGCGGAGCGGTGGACGCCGAAGCTCGACGCCGCGGACAGACGCTGTACGCGGCGGACGGATCGATCCCGCTGCATCCTCGAGCACTGAGCGAGGATCGCGCCTCGCTGCTCGCGAACGTCGACCGCCCTGCGCTGGTCTGGACCTTCGACCTCGACGAGGCGGCCTCGGTGCAGGACTTCCGCCTCGAACGCGCACTCATCCGCTCTCGCGCCCAACTCGAGTACGTGACCACGCAGCAGGCGTTGGACCGTGGCGACGACGGACCCGCGGCTCTGCTGCCGGAGATCGGAGCGCGGCGCCTCGAACAGGAACGGTCACGAGGCGGGGCGAGTCTCAACCTCCCCGATGAGGAGGTCGTCCAGGGTGCGGACGGCGCGTATTCGATCGAACGCCGCAGCCCTCTCCCCGTCGAGGAGTGGAACGCTCAACTGTCCCTCATGACGGGGATGGCGGCGGCGGCAGTCATGCTCGACGCCGGGATCGGTGTCCTCCGCACCATGCCGGAACCCGACGACGCGGCCTTCACCACGTTCCGGCACCAGACGGTGGCCCTCGGGCGACCGTGGACGTCGGGAACCTACGGGGAGTACCTGCGCCAGTTGGATCGCGCCGACCCCGTCACCCTCCCGGTGCTCGAAGCCGCAGCATCGCTTTTTCGCGGCGCAGGGTATGTCATCTTCGACGGAGCGCCCCCGGAAAACACGGTGCAGGCCGCGATCGGCGCTCCCTACGCGCACGCGACCGCTCCCCTGCGCCGACTGGTCGACCGCTGGAGCCTCGTCATCTGCCTTGCGGCATCGAGTGGCGCTCCGGTACCGGAGTGGGCCCGCGCGTCGCTTCCCGAGCTCCCCGCTCTCATGCAGGAGTCCGGTCAGCGCGCGTCGCGGCTGAACTCGACGACGATCAACACCGTCGAAGCCGCGCTGCTCGTTCCGTTGATCGGCACGACGATCGAGGCGACGGTCATCGAGTTGCGCGGTGAGCGCGCGAGCGTGCAGATCGCCGACCCCGCGGTGACGGCGACAGCACCCGTTCCCGCCGACGTGAAGCCGGGAGACCTCGTGCGCCTGCAGGTCGTCAACGCGGACATCGCCGCGGCCGAGGTCGAGTTCGCCGTCTGA
- a CDS encoding GntR family transcriptional regulator, with translation MIITIRRDTGESPAEQVHDQIRGLITTGRLLAGDRLPSVRQLASDLSIAPGTVAKAYRLLEEDGLATSRIGSGTRVSDTASPVAGGIADAAHALAAVARAEGLTLADTQRVLRAIW, from the coding sequence ATGATCATCACGATCCGCCGTGATACCGGAGAGTCGCCTGCAGAACAGGTCCACGATCAGATCCGGGGGTTGATCACGACCGGTCGGCTCCTGGCCGGTGACCGCCTTCCGTCCGTGCGTCAACTCGCCTCGGACCTGTCGATCGCCCCCGGAACCGTGGCGAAGGCGTATCGCCTGCTCGAGGAAGACGGGCTCGCGACCTCGCGCATCGGCTCCGGCACGCGGGTGAGCGATACGGCCAGCCCCGTCGCGGGCGGCATCGCCGACGCCGCCCACGCGCTCGCCGCCGTCGCCCGGGCGGAGGGCCTCACGCTCGCAGACACGCAGCGGGTCCTCCGCGCGATCTGGTGA
- a CDS encoding alanyl-tRNA editing protein, with translation MSTPTIVTFAEGAVDGDGVVTRIEQGSHGTVVVVDATPFHPVDHTWPDQPGDSGTITSGGRVLPVAEAVMAAASAEGAFAVGGDIPVKRGAEGWTWLVGHRIDAEVPDGLAEGTRVRLSVDETRRAGLSRGHTACHLASLALDLAVSDLWRKDPGTDALGNPDFEGRANQSSRIHENGAVDEYRLGKSLRRAGFDTETFAATLADREEQINSRLAAWVASGAASFIRTEGPTIVDRRRWHCDLPEGHAAILCGGTHVDSLTEFSAIVVEFDLSDPQLLVMTTTATPAV, from the coding sequence ATGTCGACACCCACCATCGTGACCTTCGCCGAAGGCGCTGTAGACGGTGACGGCGTCGTCACCCGCATCGAGCAGGGCTCGCACGGAACGGTGGTCGTGGTCGACGCGACTCCTTTCCACCCCGTCGACCACACCTGGCCGGATCAGCCGGGCGACAGCGGAACGATCACGTCGGGCGGGCGGGTTCTCCCGGTCGCGGAGGCCGTGATGGCCGCTGCCTCCGCGGAGGGCGCCTTCGCCGTGGGCGGCGACATCCCCGTCAAGCGTGGCGCGGAGGGGTGGACGTGGCTGGTCGGGCACCGTATCGACGCCGAGGTGCCCGACGGGCTGGCAGAGGGCACCCGCGTCCGCCTTTCCGTCGACGAGACGCGCAGAGCCGGACTCAGTCGTGGTCACACGGCCTGCCACCTGGCCTCCCTCGCGCTCGACCTCGCCGTCTCCGACCTGTGGCGGAAGGACCCGGGAACGGATGCGCTCGGGAATCCCGACTTCGAAGGCCGCGCGAACCAGTCCAGCCGTATCCACGAGAACGGCGCCGTCGACGAGTACCGTCTCGGCAAGAGCTTGCGCAGAGCTGGATTCGACACCGAGACCTTCGCCGCGACACTCGCCGATCGTGAGGAGCAGATCAACAGCCGGCTCGCCGCGTGGGTGGCGTCGGGCGCAGCCAGCTTCATCCGGACGGAGGGGCCCACGATCGTCGACCGCCGGCGGTGGCACTGCGACCTGCCGGAGGGCCACGCGGCGATCCTCTGCGGCGGCACCCATGTCGACAGTCTCACGGAGTTCTCCGCGATTGTGGTCGAGTTCGATCTGAGCGACCCGCAGCTCCTGGTGATGACCACGACCGCGACCCCGGCGGTCTGA
- a CDS encoding pyroglutamyl-peptidase I family protein — MAVILLTGFEPFDGAARNPSADAVRAVAADYDGPHDLVIATLPVAFDASALRLRDLIAMHSPDAVIATGLAGGSQRIAVERIGVNLIDARIPDNDGAQPFDAPSEIGGPAARFASLPTKRLFQVLTEEGLPAHLSLSAGTYVCNHVLYTALGAVRADARAGFVHLPWSTSTAPAGAAHLADKDLARAVRLVVDHALDAEVTRPGGSLW; from the coding sequence ATGGCGGTCATCCTCCTCACCGGCTTCGAGCCCTTCGACGGCGCCGCACGCAACCCCTCGGCGGACGCCGTCCGCGCGGTGGCGGCAGACTACGACGGCCCGCACGATCTCGTCATCGCGACGCTGCCCGTCGCCTTCGATGCCTCGGCGCTCCGCCTTCGCGACCTGATCGCGATGCACTCCCCCGATGCCGTGATCGCCACCGGGCTCGCCGGAGGCAGCCAGCGGATCGCCGTCGAGCGCATCGGCGTGAACCTGATCGACGCACGGATCCCCGACAACGACGGCGCGCAGCCGTTCGATGCTCCGAGCGAGATCGGCGGCCCCGCCGCTCGCTTCGCCAGCCTCCCGACCAAGCGTCTGTTCCAGGTGCTGACCGAGGAGGGGCTGCCTGCGCACCTCTCGCTGTCGGCGGGAACCTACGTCTGCAATCACGTGCTCTACACAGCCCTCGGCGCTGTTCGGGCGGACGCGCGAGCCGGATTCGTGCATCTGCCCTGGTCCACCAGCACCGCACCGGCCGGCGCAGCGCACCTCGCCGACAAGGATCTCGCACGCGCCGTGCGCCTCGTCGTCGATCACGCCCTCGATGCCGAGGTGACCCGGCCCGGCGGCAGTCTCTGGTGA